Proteins encoded in a region of the Bubalus bubalis isolate 160015118507 breed Murrah chromosome 9, NDDB_SH_1, whole genome shotgun sequence genome:
- the IL3 gene encoding interleukin-3 precursor (The RefSeq protein has 1 substitution compared to this genomic sequence): MSSLSISHLLLLLLALHAPQAKGLPVMTSRAPYSMLMREIMDDLKKITPSPEGSLNSDEKNFLTKESLLQANLKAFMTFATDTFGKDSKIMKNLKEFQPVLPTATPTEDPISIENKNLGDFRMKLEEYLVNIRKYLKSKNLWFS, from the exons ATGAGCAGTCTCTCCATCTCGCACCTGCTTCTGCTCCTGCTTGCGCTCCATGCCCCTCAGGCAAAGGGGTTGCCTGTCATGACATCGAGGGCTCCATATTCTATGTTGATGAGGGAAATTATGGATGACCTAAAGAAAATAACTCCGAGTCCAGAA GGCTCCTTGAACTCAGATGAGAAGAATTTCCTGACG AAAGAGAGCCTTCTGCAGGCAAACCTGAAAGCATTCATGACATTTGCCACAGATACTTTTGGAAAGGAttcaaaaatcatgaaaaatcttAAG GAATTCCAGCCAGTGCTGCCCACAGCCACACCCACG GAAGATCCAATTTTTATTGAGAACAAGAACTTGGGTGATTTCCGGATGAAGTTGGAAGAATATTTGGTTAACATTAGAAAATATCTGAAGTCCAAGAACTTATGGTTTTCCTAA